The following are from one region of the Populus trichocarpa isolate Nisqually-1 chromosome 8, P.trichocarpa_v4.1, whole genome shotgun sequence genome:
- the LOC7460673 gene encoding putative cyclin-B3-1, which produces MVAAKGKVSVGMNRVAEDAHTCRTGFRTFKVYSENEKNKDAASIKSARDSFLPARRIPNKGYPPANASDSKGSLKIAGKNNCKHDNSGLTVNQNVRRKALADVSNVQSGNARDVAYDVSKPMIPEGPGSRTMNLSSRKSAKGKMRDNLSQKAGDLHASRKAGAKDLRVSLEDQKTNAKNHGHESTVNKSRRNARNFVAVMRKSLPALKRVSHADASNAKENDGISKETNNISEFPVKVKVSKKVVPQAGMGRRHLWRNRVSDGFILMAPRDQNNAEVLVSRKSVRPIIKTEINASGHHKTSRSKCISSLNKSKSVAPISSKKKKHVTSFPENMPLVIANEVTQGEPSSDNNKMSSANHKSDVITIGKSSRRRSYTSLLMTRSKLLEEHGEVMEQENLPSIDDTSNQLEVAEYVDAIYKYYWILEVQNSSLENYMAIQTDITPQMRGIVINWLIEVHFKFELMPETLYLMVTLLDRYLSQAQIKKNELQLVGLTALFLASKYEDFWHPRIKDLISISAESYSRDQMLLMEKLLLKKLKFRLNEPTPYVFMLRFLKAAQSEMKLEHLAFYLIELCLVEYKALKFKPSMLCASAIYVARSTLQMVPAWTPLLARHAHYQVSQMRDCAEMILRFQKAARTSQLRVTYEKYMRPDLSGVAAIKPLSELPL; this is translated from the exons ATGGTGGCCGCTAAA GGAAAAGTCAGCGTGGGTATGAATCGAGTTGCTGAAGATGCCCATACCTGCAGAACAG gttttagaacttttaaagtttattcagaaaatgaaaagaataaggatGCTGCTAGCAT TAAATCTGCCAGGGATAGTTTTCTTCCTGCAAG AAGGATACCTAACAAAGGATATCCTCCTGCCAATGCAAGTGATTCAAAG GGGAGCTTGAAAATTGCGGGGAAGAACAATTGCAAACACGACAATTCTGGACTGACTG TAAATCAAAATGTCAGAAGAAAAGCATTGGCTGATGTAAGCAATGTGCAGAGCGGTAATGCAAGGGATGTGGCATATGATGTTTCAAAACCAAT GATTCCGGAGGGTCCAGGCTCTAGGACTATGAATCTTTCATCAAGAAAATCTGCAAAg GGAAAAATGAGGGATAATCTAAGTCAAAAGGCTGGTGACCTTCATGCTTCTAGGAAAG CAGGAGCTAAAGATCTAAGGGTCTCTTTAGAAGATCAGAAGACCAACGCCAAGAATCATGGTCATGAATCCACCGTTAACAAAAGCAG gaggAATGCAAGGAATTTTGTTGCAGTGATGAG GAAGTCTCTACCAGCGCTAAAGAGGGTGAGCCATGCAGATGCAAGTAATGCAAAG GAAAATGATGGAATCTCTAAGGAAACTAATAATATTAGTGAGTTTCCTG TTAAGGTTAAAGTGAGTAAGAAAGTAGTACCTCAGGCGGGCATGGGTAGGAGACATCTATGGAGAAATAGAGTGAGTGATGGCTTCATATTAAT GGCCCCTAGGGATCAAAATAATGCTGAAGTTCTTGTATCCAGAAAATCTGTCAGG CCAATAATAAAGACTGAAATCAATGCTTCCGGTCACCATAAGACATCAAGATCAAAGTGCATCTCTAGTTTGAACAAATCCAAGTCCGTTGCTCCtatatcatcaaagaaaaaaaaacatgtgacaTCTTTCCCAGAAAACATGCCCTTGGTGATTGCCAATGAAGTTACTCAAGGAGAACCTTCATCTGACAACAACAAGATGTCAAGTGCTAATCACAAATCAGATGTCATCACCATAGGAAAATCAAGTCGAAGGAGATCTTATACATCGTTATTAATGACAAGATCAAAG TTACTAGAGGAACATGGTGAAGTTATGGAGCAGGAAAATCTACCAAGTATAGATGATACTTCCAATCAACTGGAAGTTGCTGAATATGTTGACGCGATATATAAGTACTATTGGATTTTGGAG gtgcAGAATTCATCTCTGGAAAATTACATGGCAATTCAAACAGACATTACACCTCAAATGCGGGGCATAGTTATCAACTGGCTAATTGAA GTACactttaaatttgaattaatgcCGGAAACACTTTATCTTATGGTCACATTGTTAGATCGATACCTATCTCAAGCCCAAATTAAGAAGAATGAACTGCAGTTGGTTGGTCTTACAGCACTGTTTCTGGCATCAAAATATGAAGATTTTTGGCATCCTAGG ATCAAAGATTTAATTAGCATCTCAGCAGAGTCGTACTCAAGAGACCAAATGCTTCTAATG GAGAAGCTTTTACTGAAGAAGTTGAAGTTTCGTCTAAATGAGCCGACTCCATATGTTTTCATGTTAAGGTTTCTCAAGGCTGCTCAATCAGAGATGAAG CTTGAGCATTTAGCATTCTACCTCATTGAGCTCTGCTTGGTTGAATACAAAGCTTTAAAGTTCAAACCTTCAATGCTATGTGCGTCAGCTATCTATGTTGCACGGTCTACCTTGCAAATGGTTCCAGCTTGGACTCCTCTGCTTGCCAGACACGCACATTATCAAGTCTCCCAAATGAG GGACTGTGCTGAGATGATATTGAGATTTCAAAAGGCTGCAAGAACATCACAATTGAGAGTCACATATGAGAAGTACATGAGGCCTGATCTCAGTGGTGTTGCAGCAATAAAACCCTTGAGTGAACTTCCGCTTTGA